CCCTGCCTCGGCACATACCGCGCTTCGGAAGAGGTTCATCACGACGGTCGTTCTGGGTCGGAGAACGGCCTGAGCGAAGCGAAGAAAGCAGTTCGACCACTAACAAGCAGCGCCATTATGTGAATTCAACTCAACTGAATGTGATCTGTCCCGCCATATCATCGTTATACGGTGCATGCATGCTCCCACAGAGTATGCCTTCCTAAATCCTCAACAAAACAGGGGTAAGACCGATGACCAATTCCAATATTTCCCGGCGAAACGTTCTTGCAGGGGCAGCGGTTGCCACTGCCGCTGCACCATTTGCAGGTTCGCTCGCGGTATCTCCGGCAGCCGCAAAGGCGCCGATGGCCAAGGTGGACCATCCGACCCACCGCCGTTTCAAGCTTGGCGAGTTTGACGTCACCACCATCAATGACGGCGCCATCAACCTGGAAAATCCGCAAGGCATTTTCGGCACCAACGCGTCAAAGGAAGATTTTGAAGCCCAGGCAAAAGCCAACTTCCTGCCCACCGACAAGCTGCAGATCGGCTTTACACCGGTGATCATCAATACCGGCAGCGAGCTGGTGCTGTTCGACACCGGTAATGGCGAGGCCCGTATGCCGGCTGCCGGCCAGCTGATCCACTCCACGTTGCAAGCTGCAGGCTATACGGCTGACCAGGTCGACAAGGTGGTTATCACCCACTACCACCCGGACCATATCGGCGGGCTGATGATGGGCGGCAAGCCGACCTTCGCCAATGCAACCTATGTGGCAAGTGCTACCGAACATGATTTCTGGTCAGCGCCGGACCGCATGTCCGGCGGCACGGGACGCGTCGCCAAGCTGACCGCCAGCAATGTCACCCCGCTGGCTGAGAAGATGACATTCGTGAAAGACGGCGATGACGTCGCAGCAGGCATTCGCGCCATGGCGACCAATGGTCATACGCCCGGCCATACGGCATATTCCATCGAAAGCGCCGGCAAGCGCATCATCGTGGCCGGTG
Above is a window of Anderseniella sp. Alg231-50 DNA encoding:
- a CDS encoding MBL fold metallo-hydrolase produces the protein MTNSNISRRNVLAGAAVATAAAPFAGSLAVSPAAAKAPMAKVDHPTHRRFKLGEFDVTTINDGAINLENPQGIFGTNASKEDFEAQAKANFLPTDKLQIGFTPVIINTGSELVLFDTGNGEARMPAAGQLIHSTLQAAGYTADQVDKVVITHYHPDHIGGLMMGGKPTFANATYVASATEHDFWSAPDRMSGGTGRVAKLTASNVTPLAEKMTFVKDGDDVAAGIRAMATNGHTPGHTAYSIESAGKRIIVAGDFANQPALSIAKPDWHVKFDMDKDAAVATRKKMLDMLAADRVPFTSYHMPFPAVGYIDKTADGGYHYVPVSYQLDV